Proteins encoded together in one Pseudomonadota bacterium window:
- a CDS encoding DMT family transporter, whose protein sequence is MTRPAAKLLPFIACAGGIMTFGAMDAVMKALSLDIGTYNALLWRCLAAAAMAALLFLLRPGPMPRGRALKLHVIRASITAVMAFTFFWGLARTPMAEAVAISFIAPLIALYLAAVVLGERISRYAIIASLLGLAGVGVIVAGKLGEDFSDEAQLGIAAILVSACLYAWNLVLQRQQAQIARPEEIALFQNGIVSFWLVLFAPWFAVFPVTAAMPLIGLGAALSIVSVLLLSWAYARAETQALVPIEYSMFLWAALFGWLFFAEPLSESVIVGALLIVAGCYLATRSQPHEHQKPETLDGQVSG, encoded by the coding sequence ATGACTCGACCGGCCGCAAAACTGCTCCCCTTTATCGCCTGTGCCGGCGGCATCATGACCTTTGGCGCAATGGACGCGGTGATGAAGGCGCTGTCGCTCGACATTGGCACTTATAATGCGCTGCTGTGGCGCTGTCTGGCGGCAGCGGCGATGGCGGCACTGCTGTTTTTACTGCGCCCGGGGCCGATGCCGCGTGGCCGTGCGCTCAAGCTGCACGTCATCCGTGCCAGCATCACCGCGGTCATGGCCTTCACTTTTTTCTGGGGTCTGGCGCGTACACCGATGGCCGAGGCGGTTGCCATCAGCTTTATCGCACCGCTGATCGCGCTTTACCTCGCCGCGGTGGTGCTGGGAGAGCGGATCAGCCGTTATGCCATCATCGCCTCGCTGCTTGGCCTTGCCGGGGTCGGGGTGATCGTTGCCGGGAAGCTGGGCGAGGATTTCTCCGATGAGGCACAGCTGGGCATAGCCGCGATACTGGTCTCGGCCTGTCTTTATGCCTGGAATCTGGTGCTGCAACGGCAACAGGCCCAGATTGCACGACCGGAGGAGATTGCGCTGTTCCAGAATGGCATTGTCAGCTTCTGGCTGGTGCTGTTCGCGCCATGGTTTGCGGTGTTCCCGGTTACCGCAGCGATGCCGCTCATCGGGCTGGGGGCGGCTTTGTCGATTGTGTCGGTGCTGCTGCTGAGCTGGGCCTATGCCCGCGCCGAGACCCAGGCACTGGTGCCGATCGAATATAGCATGTTTCTATGGGCGGCGCTGTTCGGCTGGTTGTTCTTTGCCGAGCCGCTGAGCGAGAGCGTGATTGTCGGGGCGCTGCTGATTGTTGCGGGCTGCTATCTCGCCACCCGCAGCCAGCCGCATGAACACCAGAAACCCGAGACGCTGGACGGACAGGTTTCCGGCTGA
- the acnA gene encoding aconitate hydratase AcnA, whose protein sequence is MTAVGNDALGTRKTMTVGGKEIAYYSLAAAAEKLGDVSRLPMTLKVLLENMLRFEDGGETVSAEDAQAVVDWQKQAKSTAEIQYRPARVLMQDFTGVPAVVDLAAMRDGIKALGGDPQKINPLVPVHLVIDHSVMVDEFGTPQAFENNVALEYQRNMERYEFLKWGSKAFDNFAVVPPGTGICHQVNLEHIARGVWSSKDQGGTEVAYPDTCVGTDSHTTMINGLGVLGWGVGGIEAEAAMLGQPVSMLIPEVVGFKLTGELAEGITATDLVLTCVQMLREVGVVGRFVEFYGPGVAALSLADRATIANMAPEYGATCGFFPIDDKTLDYLRLTGRGEDEIAITEAYAKEQGFWRFDDAPEAIYTATLELDMASVVPSLSGPKLPQQRVSMKDLDEGFNNDITEVFDSSDPDKRVVVEGEDYDLGHGDVTIAAITSCTNTSNPNVLIAAGLVARKAREKGLQRKPWVKSSLAPGSQVVTDYLDKAGLSDDLDYLGFNLVGYGCTTCIGNSGPLPAPISKAINDNDLVAASVLSGNRNFEGRVSQDVRANYLASPPLVVAYALKGTVREDMYETPLGTGSDGEPVFLKDIWPSNDEITLAMQGAVSREMFEARYANVYDGDDAWRAIDVTGSDTYQWRAGSTYVANPPYFEGMEMTPAPISDINDAKVLALLGDSITTDHISPAGAIKADSPAGEYLSSHQVARQDFNSYGSRRGNHDVMMRGTFANIRIKNQMADGKEGGYTKYDGEIMPIYDAAMRHKDNGTPLVVIGGEQYGTGSSRDWAAKGTNLLGVKAVIVESYERIHRSNLVGMGVLPLQFAEGVNRNTLNLDGTESFTITGVADLEPRQTVTVTMTRADGSTETFETLCRIDTANEMEYFRNGGILHYVLRKLAG, encoded by the coding sequence ATGACCGCTGTTGGAAATGACGCCCTTGGCACCCGCAAGACGATGACTGTCGGTGGCAAGGAGATTGCCTATTATTCACTGGCAGCGGCGGCGGAAAAACTGGGTGATGTGTCGCGTTTGCCGATGACCCTCAAAGTGCTGCTGGAGAATATGCTGCGCTTTGAAGATGGCGGCGAGACTGTTTCGGCCGAGGATGCGCAGGCGGTTGTTGACTGGCAGAAACAGGCCAAATCGACCGCTGAAATTCAGTATCGCCCGGCCCGTGTGCTGATGCAGGACTTTACCGGCGTTCCTGCCGTGGTGGACCTCGCCGCGATGCGCGATGGCATCAAGGCGCTGGGTGGCGATCCGCAGAAGATCAACCCGCTGGTGCCGGTGCATCTGGTGATCGACCACTCGGTGATGGTCGATGAATTCGGCACGCCGCAGGCTTTTGAAAACAATGTCGCCTTGGAATATCAGCGCAATATGGAGCGCTATGAGTTCCTCAAATGGGGTTCCAAGGCGTTTGACAATTTCGCGGTTGTTCCTCCCGGCACCGGTATTTGCCACCAGGTGAATCTCGAGCATATCGCACGCGGGGTCTGGTCGAGCAAGGATCAGGGCGGCACCGAAGTCGCCTATCCCGACACCTGTGTCGGTACCGATAGTCACACCACCATGATCAACGGTCTTGGCGTTCTTGGCTGGGGCGTGGGCGGTATTGAGGCGGAAGCAGCGATGCTGGGTCAGCCGGTGTCGATGCTGATCCCTGAAGTGGTTGGCTTTAAGCTCACCGGTGAACTCGCCGAGGGCATCACCGCGACTGACCTGGTACTCACCTGTGTGCAGATGCTGCGTGAAGTTGGCGTTGTCGGTCGCTTTGTCGAGTTTTATGGCCCGGGTGTTGCTGCACTATCGCTGGCGGATCGCGCGACCATCGCCAATATGGCACCTGAATATGGCGCGACCTGTGGCTTCTTCCCGATTGACGATAAGACACTCGACTATCTGCGCCTCACCGGCCGTGGCGAAGACGAGATTGCGATTACCGAAGCCTATGCCAAGGAACAGGGCTTCTGGCGCTTCGACGATGCGCCTGAGGCGATTTACACCGCGACACTCGAGCTCGATATGGCCAGCGTTGTCCCATCGCTTTCGGGTCCGAAACTGCCGCAGCAACGCGTCTCGATGAAAGACTTGGACGAAGGCTTTAACAACGATATTACCGAGGTGTTCGATTCTTCCGATCCCGACAAGCGCGTTGTGGTTGAGGGCGAGGATTATGATCTTGGCCATGGTGATGTCACCATTGCCGCGATTACCAGCTGCACCAACACCTCCAACCCCAATGTGCTGATCGCCGCCGGCCTGGTCGCGCGCAAGGCGCGCGAAAAGGGTCTGCAGCGCAAGCCATGGGTGAAATCTTCACTGGCTCCGGGTTCGCAGGTTGTGACCGATTATCTCGATAAGGCGGGCCTGTCGGATGACCTCGATTATCTCGGCTTCAATCTGGTCGGCTATGGCTGCACCACCTGTATCGGCAACTCCGGCCCGCTGCCCGCGCCGATTTCCAAGGCGATCAACGACAATGATCTGGTCGCCGCCTCGGTGCTATCGGGCAACCGCAACTTTGAAGGCCGTGTAAGCCAGGATGTGCGCGCCAACTATCTCGCATCGCCGCCGCTGGTGGTTGCCTATGCGCTGAAAGGCACGGTGCGTGAGGATATGTATGAAACTCCGCTTGGCACTGGCAGCGATGGCGAGCCGGTTTTCCTGAAAGACATCTGGCCGAGCAATGACGAGATCACGCTGGCGATGCAGGGCGCGGTCAGCCGTGAAATGTTCGAGGCGCGCTATGCCAATGTCTATGATGGCGATGATGCATGGCGCGCCATCGACGTCACCGGATCGGACACCTATCAGTGGCGTGCCGGGTCCACCTATGTCGCCAATCCGCCCTATTTTGAGGGAATGGAGATGACCCCGGCACCGATCAGCGACATTAACGATGCCAAGGTGCTGGCGCTGCTCGGTGACAGCATCACCACCGACCATATCTCGCCCGCAGGCGCGATCAAGGCGGACAGCCCGGCCGGTGAATATCTCTCCAGCCACCAGGTCGCGCGTCAGGACTTCAACTCTTACGGCTCGCGTCGCGGCAATCATGATGTGATGATGCGCGGCACTTTCGCCAATATCCGCATCAAGAACCAGATGGCCGATGGCAAGGAAGGCGGCTACACCAAATATGATGGCGAGATCATGCCGATCTATGACGCCGCGATGCGCCATAAGGACAATGGCACGCCGCTGGTGGTCATCGGCGGTGAGCAGTACGGCACCGGCTCTTCACGCGACTGGGCGGCCAAGGGCACCAATCTGCTCGGTGTTAAAGCCGTGATCGTGGAAAGCTATGAGCGTATCCACCGCTCCAATCTGGTCGGCATGGGCGTTCTGCCGCTGCAATTTGCCGAAGGCGTCAACCGCAATACGCTGAATCTTGACGGTACGGAAAGCTTCACCATCACCGGTGTCGCTGATCTGGAACCGCGTCAGACGGTCACCGTCACCATGACCCGCGCCGATGGCAGCACCGAGACATTCGAGACGCTGTGCCGCATCGATACCGCCAATGAGATGGAATATTTCCGCAATGGCGGCATCCTGCATTACGTTCTGCGTAAGCTGGCGGGGTAA
- a CDS encoding DUF423 domain-containing protein — protein sequence MIGLVAALSAALAVAAGAFGAHGAAGEQEAEWLRTGGFYQLIHAVAALVVMRAARGPAIMLLVGAAIFSLTLYAMALGAPTWLGAITPIGGTLIIAGWLWAAWLYSRRD from the coding sequence ATGATCGGTCTAGTCGCAGCTTTATCCGCGGCCCTCGCCGTCGCCGCCGGTGCCTTTGGGGCACATGGCGCAGCGGGGGAGCAGGAAGCGGAATGGCTGCGGACTGGCGGTTTTTATCAGCTGATTCATGCCGTCGCAGCGCTGGTGGTGATGCGTGCAGCGCGCGGTCCGGCGATCATGCTGCTGGTTGGCGCGGCTATTTTCTCGCTGACCCTGTACGCCATGGCCCTTGGTGCACCGACATGGCTCGGGGCGATCACGCCGATAGGCGGTACACTGATTATCGCCGGATGGCTCTGGGCGGCCTGGTTGTATTCGCGTCGCGATTAG